A single window of Onychostoma macrolepis isolate SWU-2019 chromosome 16, ASM1243209v1, whole genome shotgun sequence DNA harbors:
- the rnf41l gene encoding RING finger protein 151 isoform X2, whose amino-acid sequence MGYDLERFVGYVNEGLLCCVCRDVLEDPLQAPCEHAFCSSCIHGWLVHHNTCPEDRLPLDITHLRPLFRYMRNDLARLQVRCVFRPQGCEVICALESVHRHEQQCDYALLNCSNAGCPVQVSRRSLEAHLCVCEYSSRVCSSGCGYTVLNTEEAQHNCVSELRAELDMLRAELDCKVEEVRHEMESRLDSQRRHMVQKESLLRSEVDELKGQLSRVMSDVRILLGAERARRQELERAELEKAELLELLKKEGLRPATPSEAAPPPAEVQRKLSPRSLALDCIKRKNREVTVI is encoded by the exons ATGGGCTACGATCTAGAACGTTTCGTAGGCTATGTGAACGAGGGTCTGCTGTGCTGTGTGTGTCGGGACGTGTTAGAAGATCCTTTGCAGGCTCCGTGTGAACACGCCTTCTGCAGCTCCTGCATTCATGGATGGCTCGTCCATCATAACACCTGTCCAGAGGACCGCTTGCCTTTAGACATCACACATCTACGCCCACTGTTCAG ATACATGAGGAATGATTTAGCAAGGCTGCAGGTGAGGTGTGTGTTCCGGCCACAAGGTTGTGAGGTCATATGCGCTCTGGAGTCTGTTCATCGCCATGAGCAACAGTGTGATTACGCTTTGCTGAACTGCAGTAATGCAG GCTGCCCGGTTCAGGTGTCACGGCGCTCTCTGGAAgctcatctgtgtgtgtgtgaatacagTAGTAGAGTCTGTTCAAGCGGCTGTGGATACACAGTCCTAAACACAGAGGAGGCCCAACACAACTGTGTATCGGAGCTACGAGCTGAGCTGGACATGCTCAG GGCAGAATTAGACTGCAAAGTTGAAGAGGTGCGACATGAAATGGAATCTCGCTTGGATTCCCAAAGACGACATATGGTGCAGAAGGAGAGTCTGCTGAGGAGTGAAGTGGACGAACTGAAG GGCCAGCTGTCCAGAGTCATGTCAGATGTCCGCATTCTGCTGGGTGCAGAGAGAGCGCGCAGACAAGAGCTGGAGAGGGCAGAGCTGGAGAAGGCGGAGCTTCTTGAACTTTTAAAAAAGGAGGGGCTCAGACCAGCAACGCCCTCTGAAGCAGCACCGCCCCCTGCTGAGGTGCAGAGAAAGCTGAGCCCAAGAAGCCTCGCTTTGGACTGCATCAAAAGAAAGAATAGAGAGGTGACAGTCATCTGA
- the rnf41l gene encoding RING finger protein 151 isoform X1: MGYDLERFVGYVNEGLLCCVCRDVLEDPLQAPCEHAFCSSCIHGWLVHHNTCPEDRLPLDITHLRPLFRYMRNDLARLQVRCVFRPQGCEVICALESVHRHEQQCDYALLNCSNAGDEYLCYRCGCPVQVSRRSLEAHLCVCEYSSRVCSSGCGYTVLNTEEAQHNCVSELRAELDMLRAELDCKVEEVRHEMESRLDSQRRHMVQKESLLRSEVDELKGQLSRVMSDVRILLGAERARRQELERAELEKAELLELLKKEGLRPATPSEAAPPPAEVQRKLSPRSLALDCIKRKNREVTVI; encoded by the exons ATGGGCTACGATCTAGAACGTTTCGTAGGCTATGTGAACGAGGGTCTGCTGTGCTGTGTGTGTCGGGACGTGTTAGAAGATCCTTTGCAGGCTCCGTGTGAACACGCCTTCTGCAGCTCCTGCATTCATGGATGGCTCGTCCATCATAACACCTGTCCAGAGGACCGCTTGCCTTTAGACATCACACATCTACGCCCACTGTTCAG ATACATGAGGAATGATTTAGCAAGGCTGCAGGTGAGGTGTGTGTTCCGGCCACAAGGTTGTGAGGTCATATGCGCTCTGGAGTCTGTTCATCGCCATGAGCAACAGTGTGATTACGCTTTGCTGAACTGCAGTAATGCAG GTGACGAGTACTTATGCTATCGTTGTG GCTGCCCGGTTCAGGTGTCACGGCGCTCTCTGGAAgctcatctgtgtgtgtgtgaatacagTAGTAGAGTCTGTTCAAGCGGCTGTGGATACACAGTCCTAAACACAGAGGAGGCCCAACACAACTGTGTATCGGAGCTACGAGCTGAGCTGGACATGCTCAG GGCAGAATTAGACTGCAAAGTTGAAGAGGTGCGACATGAAATGGAATCTCGCTTGGATTCCCAAAGACGACATATGGTGCAGAAGGAGAGTCTGCTGAGGAGTGAAGTGGACGAACTGAAG GGCCAGCTGTCCAGAGTCATGTCAGATGTCCGCATTCTGCTGGGTGCAGAGAGAGCGCGCAGACAAGAGCTGGAGAGGGCAGAGCTGGAGAAGGCGGAGCTTCTTGAACTTTTAAAAAAGGAGGGGCTCAGACCAGCAACGCCCTCTGAAGCAGCACCGCCCCCTGCTGAGGTGCAGAGAAAGCTGAGCCCAAGAAGCCTCGCTTTGGACTGCATCAAAAGAAAGAATAGAGAGGTGACAGTCATCTGA